One segment of Paenibacillus rhizovicinus DNA contains the following:
- the smc gene encoding chromosome segregation protein SMC → MFLKRIELAGFKSFADKTELEFVRGITAVVGPNGSGKSNISDSIRWVLGEQSAKSLRGGKMEDIIFAGSDARKAVNFGEVSLTLDNADGALPLDYNEVTVTRRVHRSGDSEYLINKQSCRLKDITELFMDTGIGKEAYSIIGQGRIEEILSTRSEDRRGIFEEASGIVKYKSRKREAQKKLEDTESNLLRIHDLVTELEDQVEPLRVQSEKAIQYKQLRDQLKTAEISMYVHNIETVHQSWTESNTRMAKLQEEQLALSTVVSKHDAMLEKDRQKLRELEEALDRLHEAMLQYSEEYEKCEGYGEVLKERKRNMEQNRTQLEASMAAQNERIGALTKEEAEFRSKAALLENELESLRKKLAEEEVQLLGTTASASGDAEESLKGELLDVLSTMAQLRNEIRYALQQEEALQRRMERLGDEHAKWQEQHGRVTTRRTDLQKKLETTLADINKMRTKYITEAEGLQNGQKLLEEAQSAIRKWEQKMEALTSRRDTMKEMQDDLDGFMHGVREVLKASRRTSGGIEGVHGAVAELVRVPEKVELAIETALGGALQHVVMNDERSARAAIAFLKSRQLGRATFLPLDVIRGRNIPDHERRTIAGMEGFVGVAAELVSCDAKYANIVENLLGNVLISETLEQANRIAAKIQYRFRVVTLEGDVVNAGGSMTGGSLQKKGANLLGRQRQIEQLDEEIKSTDGQLAKLRDKVSDLRKEQSILNQNVDELRTLGEKLRIDEQHLRAELQQLDNEKRNLDDQAQLFQADSAGHRTEQQQISKSAKDAEERLELLTKEEARLQEAIRIAEERRKAGESAKEQLQDQLTDIKIALAKTDQEKMSFEDQAARVRSDIGRAKQELAGIRDMLQRQDEETRLHGEESTKQTDQLNALKLKKDNCADQTDLKRAERVELTRELENGESETKEQRTQLRNVEDQLRQIEIAVNRLDVELDNLLRKLSEEYELSYELAKERYPVPEDVLALQNDVRDLKRRISSLGEVNLGAIDEYERVKERYTFLNDQKNDLIEAKTTLYQVIREMDDEMSRRFRTTFEAIRGHFVVVFSKLFGGGRADLIMVEPDRVLDSGIDIVAQPPGKKLQNLQLLSGGERALTAIALLFAILQVKPVPFCVLDEVEAALDEANVARFAQYLREFSELTQFIVVTHRKGTMEEADVLYGVTMEEGGVSKLVSVRLEDEEAVSA, encoded by the coding sequence ATGTTCCTGAAAAGGATTGAGTTAGCTGGATTTAAATCGTTTGCCGACAAGACGGAGCTGGAATTCGTCCGCGGCATTACGGCGGTCGTTGGCCCGAACGGCAGCGGCAAGAGCAACATCAGCGACAGCATCCGCTGGGTATTGGGCGAGCAAAGCGCCAAGAGCCTGCGGGGCGGCAAAATGGAAGATATCATTTTCGCTGGAAGCGATGCCCGCAAAGCGGTCAATTTCGGCGAAGTATCGCTGACGCTTGATAATGCGGACGGCGCGCTTCCGCTTGATTATAACGAAGTGACGGTTACGCGGCGCGTACATCGCAGCGGAGATAGCGAATATTTGATCAATAAGCAGTCGTGCAGACTGAAGGATATAACGGAATTGTTCATGGATACGGGGATCGGCAAGGAAGCCTATTCGATCATTGGACAGGGACGGATCGAGGAAATTCTAAGTACGCGGTCCGAGGATCGCCGCGGTATTTTCGAAGAAGCGTCGGGCATCGTGAAATATAAGTCGCGCAAGCGAGAAGCACAGAAGAAGCTGGAGGATACGGAGTCGAATTTGCTGCGTATTCACGATTTGGTGACGGAGCTCGAGGATCAAGTCGAACCGCTTCGCGTTCAATCGGAGAAAGCGATTCAGTACAAGCAGCTGCGCGATCAGCTGAAGACCGCGGAAATTTCCATGTACGTACATAATATCGAGACGGTGCACCAATCGTGGACGGAATCGAATACCCGCATGGCAAAGCTGCAAGAAGAGCAGCTGGCGCTGTCGACGGTCGTCAGCAAGCATGATGCGATGCTGGAGAAGGATCGCCAGAAGCTCCGCGAACTAGAGGAAGCGCTGGATCGGCTCCATGAAGCGATGCTTCAGTACAGCGAAGAGTACGAGAAATGCGAAGGCTACGGCGAAGTGTTGAAAGAGCGCAAACGCAACATGGAGCAGAACCGCACGCAGCTGGAAGCATCGATGGCCGCGCAGAACGAACGGATCGGCGCGCTGACGAAGGAAGAAGCGGAATTCCGCAGCAAGGCGGCTCTGCTGGAGAACGAGCTTGAGAGCTTGCGGAAGAAATTGGCGGAAGAGGAAGTGCAGCTGCTCGGAACGACGGCTTCGGCTTCCGGCGACGCGGAAGAATCGCTCAAAGGCGAACTGCTCGACGTGCTCAGCACCATGGCGCAGCTGCGCAATGAAATCCGGTATGCGCTCCAACAAGAAGAAGCGCTGCAGCGCCGGATGGAACGGCTCGGCGACGAACATGCCAAGTGGCAGGAGCAGCATGGGCGGGTAACGACCCGGAGAACGGATCTTCAGAAGAAGCTGGAGACGACGCTTGCGGACATCAACAAAATGCGCACCAAGTACATTACCGAAGCCGAGGGGCTGCAAAACGGTCAGAAGCTGCTGGAGGAAGCGCAGTCCGCGATCCGCAAATGGGAGCAGAAGATGGAGGCGCTCACCTCCCGCCGCGATACGATGAAAGAAATGCAGGACGATCTCGATGGCTTCATGCACGGCGTCAGAGAAGTGCTGAAAGCGTCGCGCCGCACGTCCGGCGGCATCGAAGGCGTCCATGGCGCGGTGGCGGAGCTTGTGCGCGTGCCGGAGAAAGTGGAGCTTGCGATCGAAACCGCGCTCGGCGGCGCGCTGCAGCATGTCGTCATGAACGATGAACGCAGCGCCCGCGCGGCGATCGCGTTCTTGAAATCCCGTCAGCTGGGCCGCGCGACCTTCCTGCCGCTCGACGTTATTCGCGGGCGCAATATCCCGGATCACGAGCGCAGAACGATTGCGGGCATGGAAGGATTCGTCGGCGTTGCGGCCGAACTGGTGTCCTGCGACGCCAAGTACGCGAATATCGTGGAAAACCTGCTAGGCAACGTGCTGATTTCCGAAACCTTGGAGCAGGCCAATCGAATCGCGGCCAAAATTCAATATCGGTTCCGGGTCGTAACGCTGGAAGGCGACGTCGTGAACGCCGGCGGTTCCATGACAGGGGGCAGCCTTCAGAAGAAGGGCGCGAACCTGCTCGGCCGCCAGCGGCAGATCGAGCAGTTGGATGAGGAGATCAAGTCGACGGACGGGCAGCTTGCGAAGCTCCGCGACAAAGTCAGCGATTTGCGCAAAGAACAATCGATCCTTAATCAAAATGTGGACGAGCTCCGTACGTTGGGCGAGAAGCTTCGTATCGACGAGCAGCATCTTCGCGCGGAATTGCAGCAGCTCGACAACGAGAAGCGCAATTTGGACGATCAAGCGCAGCTATTCCAGGCTGACAGCGCGGGCCATAGAACGGAACAGCAGCAGATCAGCAAATCCGCGAAAGACGCGGAAGAGCGGCTTGAATTGCTGACGAAGGAAGAAGCGCGCCTGCAGGAAGCGATCCGTATCGCGGAGGAACGCCGGAAAGCCGGAGAGTCCGCCAAGGAACAGCTGCAGGATCAATTGACGGATATTAAGATCGCGCTAGCCAAAACCGATCAAGAGAAAATGTCGTTCGAGGATCAGGCGGCAAGGGTTCGTTCCGATATCGGACGCGCCAAGCAAGAGTTGGCCGGCATCCGGGACATGCTGCAGCGCCAGGACGAAGAGACGCGTCTGCACGGGGAAGAAAGCACGAAGCAGACGGATCAGTTGAACGCCTTGAAGCTGAAGAAAGACAACTGCGCCGATCAAACGGATTTGAAACGCGCCGAACGCGTGGAACTGACGCGCGAACTGGAAAACGGCGAGAGCGAGACGAAAGAGCAGCGCACGCAGCTGCGCAATGTCGAGGATCAGCTGCGCCAAATCGAAATCGCCGTCAACCGTTTGGATGTCGAGCTGGACAATTTGCTGCGCAAGCTGAGCGAGGAATACGAATTAAGCTACGAGCTGGCCAAGGAACGTTATCCGGTTCCGGAAGACGTGCTTGCGCTCCAGAATGATGTTCGCGATTTGAAACGCCGCATCTCGAGCTTGGGCGAAGTCAATCTCGGCGCAATCGACGAGTACGAGCGCGTCAAGGAGCGGTATACGTTCCTGAACGACCAGAAGAACGATCTGATCGAAGCCAAGACGACGCTGTATCAAGTTATTCGCGAAATGGACGACGAGATGAGCCGCCGGTTCAGAACGACGTTCGAAGCGATCCGCGGTCACTTCGTGGTGGTCTTCTCGAAGCTGTTCGGCGGCGGGCGCGCGGATCTGATCATGGTTGAACCGGACAGGGTGCTTGACAGCGGCATCGATATTGTTGCCCAGCCGCCAGGGAAGAAGCTGCAGAACTTGCAGCTTCTCTCCGGGGGCGAGCGCGCCTTGACGGCAATCGCGCTGCTGTTCGCCATCCTGCAGGTCAAGCCGGTTCCGTTCTGCGTGCTCGACGAAGTCGAAGCCGCGCTGGATGAAGCCAATGTCGCCCGGTTCGCCCAATATTTGCGCGAATTCTCGGAGCTCACGCAGTTTATCGTCGTTACGCACCGCAAAGGCACGATGGAAGAAGCTGACGTGCTTTACGGGGTGACGATGGAAGAGGGCGGCGTATCCAAGCTCGTTTCCGTCCGCCTGGAAGACGAGGAAGCGGTATCCGCGTAA
- the rnc gene encoding ribonuclease III, with amino-acid sequence MKHDQFDELQQRLQLRFRAVKLLRQAFTHTSYVNEHRQSATEHNERLEFLGDAILQLTVSEFLYRTFPERPEGQLTRMRASIVCEASLARFAEMLDLGSHILLGRGEEQLGGRQRPALLADLFEAFVGAIYLDQGLEAVRTFLASHMFPHIDSDGVMVGKDFKSTLQEKAQQAGMGPIEYRIVEERGPAHDREFIVAVYIGETSYGSGSGRTKKEAEQQAAAEAWRKLAT; translated from the coding sequence ATGAAGCATGATCAATTTGACGAGCTGCAGCAGAGACTGCAGCTCCGTTTTCGTGCGGTTAAGCTGCTTCGGCAAGCGTTCACGCACACTTCGTACGTAAACGAGCATCGTCAAAGCGCCACGGAGCATAACGAGCGGCTCGAGTTTCTAGGCGACGCGATTTTGCAGCTGACGGTGTCGGAATTTCTGTACCGGACGTTCCCGGAACGGCCGGAGGGACAGCTGACGCGGATGCGGGCATCGATCGTTTGCGAAGCATCGCTGGCCCGATTTGCGGAAATGCTGGATCTCGGTTCGCATATCTTGCTCGGACGCGGAGAAGAACAGCTTGGCGGAAGGCAGCGTCCCGCGCTGCTCGCCGATTTGTTCGAAGCCTTCGTCGGGGCAATCTATCTGGACCAAGGTTTGGAAGCCGTAAGAACGTTTCTGGCTTCGCATATGTTTCCGCATATCGACAGCGACGGGGTTATGGTGGGCAAGGACTTCAAGTCGACGCTGCAAGAGAAAGCTCAGCAGGCGGGCATGGGGCCGATCGAATACCGGATAGTCGAAGAGCGCGGTCCTGCGCACGACAGGGAATTCATCGTGGCGGTCTACATCGGCGAGACCTCGTACGGTTCCGGCAGCGGCCGGACCAAGAAAGAAGCGGAACAGCAGGCCGCGGCTGAAGCTTGGCGCAAACTGGCTACGTAA
- the fabF gene encoding beta-ketoacyl-ACP synthase II, translating into MKQRVVVTGMGVMTSLGSELETFWGNLMEGKSGVSTVEAFDVSEYSTRIAAEIKNFNPEEYGIDKKEARRMDRFVQFAVVASQLAVKDAGIHIGSDVDAERVGVMIGSGIGGLGTWEDQHNILLEKGPKRVSPFFIPMMIANMASGQVSMSTGAKGPNSTAVTACATGTHSIGDSYKLIQRGDADLMICGGAEATIRPTGMAGFCSMRAMSTRNDEPARASRPFDVDRDGFVMGEGSGVLVLESLEHAQQRGARIYAEIIGYGMSGDAHHMTEPDPDGAARCMAKALRDGGLEPSQIDYINAHGTSTPVGDQSETTAIKKTFGEHAYKLAVSSTKSMTGHLLGAAGGVEAVILGLTLKNGIIPPTINLDNQDPECDLDYVPNVPRQADVQYALSNSFGFGGHNATIVMKKYEA; encoded by the coding sequence ATGAAGCAGAGAGTAGTCGTTACGGGCATGGGGGTTATGACTTCGCTCGGTTCCGAATTGGAGACATTTTGGGGCAATTTAATGGAAGGCAAGTCCGGCGTTTCCACCGTTGAAGCATTTGACGTTTCCGAATATTCGACCCGCATTGCGGCTGAAATAAAGAACTTCAACCCGGAAGAGTACGGCATCGACAAGAAAGAAGCGCGCCGTATGGACCGATTCGTGCAATTCGCGGTCGTCGCCAGCCAGCTGGCCGTCAAGGATGCAGGCATTCACATCGGATCGGACGTGGACGCAGAACGCGTTGGCGTCATGATCGGATCCGGCATCGGCGGTTTGGGCACATGGGAAGACCAGCATAACATTTTGCTGGAGAAAGGTCCGAAGCGCGTGAGTCCGTTCTTTATCCCGATGATGATCGCGAACATGGCATCCGGTCAAGTATCGATGTCAACGGGTGCGAAGGGTCCGAACAGCACGGCGGTAACCGCTTGTGCGACGGGCACGCATTCCATCGGCGATTCGTATAAACTCATTCAGCGCGGCGATGCCGACCTGATGATCTGCGGCGGTGCGGAAGCGACGATCAGACCGACGGGCATGGCAGGATTCTGTTCCATGCGTGCGATGTCGACTCGCAACGATGAGCCGGCACGGGCATCCCGTCCGTTCGACGTGGACCGCGACGGTTTCGTCATGGGCGAAGGCTCCGGCGTACTGGTATTGGAGTCGCTGGAACATGCGCAGCAACGCGGCGCACGTATCTACGCGGAAATTATCGGCTACGGCATGAGCGGCGACGCGCATCACATGACCGAACCGGATCCGGACGGCGCTGCGCGCTGCATGGCCAAAGCGCTTCGCGACGGTGGTCTTGAGCCGTCTCAAATCGATTATATCAACGCGCACGGCACATCGACGCCGGTTGGCGATCAGTCGGAAACGACGGCGATCAAGAAAACGTTCGGCGAGCATGCCTACAAGCTGGCGGTTAGCTCCACGAAATCGATGACGGGTCACTTGCTCGGCGCAGCCGGCGGCGTGGAAGCAGTCATCCTGGGGTTGACGCTTAAGAACGGCATCATTCCGCCAACGATTAATCTCGACAATCAAGATCCGGAATGCGATCTCGATTATGTACCGAACGTTCCGCGCCAAGCGGATGTTCAATACGCGCTGTCGAATTCGTTCGGCTTCGGGGGACATAATGCGACGATCGTGATGAAGAAATATGAAGCATGA
- the acpP gene encoding acyl carrier protein — protein MSDVYDRVKRIVVDRLGVDESEVTLEASFKEDLGADSLDVVELVMELEDEFDMEISDEDAEKITSVGEVVNYIASLAK, from the coding sequence ATGTCCGATGTATATGATCGTGTAAAGCGCATCGTAGTCGACCGCCTTGGCGTTGACGAGTCGGAAGTAACGCTTGAAGCTTCTTTTAAAGAAGATCTTGGAGCGGACTCTCTTGATGTCGTTGAATTGGTCATGGAACTGGAAGATGAGTTCGATATGGAAATCTCTGATGAAGATGCAGAGAAAATTACGAGTGTAGGAGAAGTCGTAAATTACATAGCTTCTCTAGCGAAGTAA
- the fabG gene encoding 3-oxoacyl-[acyl-carrier-protein] reductase: MFANLNGKVALVTGASRGIGRAIALELAAAGADVAINYSGSEAAAAETAEAVQALGRRSLVLKANVGKTDEFDGMVKQVIETFGVIDILVNNAGITRDNLIMRMKEEEFDQVIETNLKGVFNGVKAVTRQMMKQRSGRIINISSVVGVLGNPGQANYVAAKAGVIGLTKASARELASRGITVNCVAPGFIQTDMTDKLPQEMREKLAADIPLARLGDPKDIAAAVRFLASDAAAYMTGQTIHVDGGMYM, translated from the coding sequence ATATTTGCCAACCTTAATGGAAAAGTAGCATTGGTCACCGGCGCATCCCGCGGCATCGGCCGCGCCATCGCACTCGAGCTGGCAGCAGCCGGTGCAGACGTCGCGATCAACTATTCCGGCAGCGAAGCGGCTGCGGCGGAGACGGCCGAAGCGGTTCAGGCGCTTGGACGCCGGTCGCTCGTGCTGAAAGCGAACGTCGGCAAAACCGACGAGTTCGACGGCATGGTGAAGCAAGTCATTGAAACTTTTGGCGTCATTGATATTTTGGTGAATAACGCAGGCATTACGCGTGACAATCTAATCATGCGCATGAAGGAAGAAGAGTTCGATCAAGTTATCGAGACGAACTTGAAAGGCGTGTTCAACGGCGTGAAGGCCGTGACCCGCCAAATGATGAAGCAGCGTTCGGGCCGCATCATTAATATTTCGTCCGTCGTCGGCGTCCTGGGCAATCCGGGGCAAGCCAACTATGTCGCCGCCAAAGCGGGCGTCATCGGGCTGACGAAAGCGTCTGCCCGCGAGCTGGCTTCGCGCGGCATTACAGTGAACTGCGTCGCGCCGGGCTTTATTCAGACGGATATGACGGATAAACTGCCGCAAGAAATGCGCGAGAAGCTGGCAGCGGACATTCCGCTCGCCCGTCTCGGGGATCCGAAAGATATCGCAGCCGCGGTACGTTTCCTAGCTTCGGACGCAGCTGCCTATATGACAGGTCAAACGATCCATGTCGATGGCGGGATGTACATGTAG